A stretch of bacterium DNA encodes these proteins:
- a CDS encoding TraB/GumN family protein, with protein MSDEPKPDAEVGNESDVHIVEVGGRTLYLVGTAHVSQQSVDLVRLVIEREKPDAVCIELDEGRYEALSQEKKFQEQDLREVLKNKQLATLMLNLILASYQRRLGLQLGVTPGSELMEAARAAKDHDIPISLCDRDVRITLRRAWQSLGWGQRLRLLTELVASLFEDTEVSEEELARIREQDVVTEVMSELGRMMPDLKRVLIDERDAYLAHEILETEGERIVAVVGAGHVDGMKGRLLRDERADLDEICEIPESSGLWKVVGWAIPLVIVASIAAIGWTQGAAAAGENAMIWFLANAVPAGVGAVIALGHPATIVAAALAAPFTSLTPLIGAGYVAAFTQLWAAPPRVADFGSVGDDLAAPKRWWQSRLMRIFLVFVLTTIGSLIGTYTGGFEVLSNLVGGTS; from the coding sequence ATGAGCGACGAACCGAAGCCCGACGCCGAAGTCGGGAACGAATCCGACGTCCACATCGTCGAGGTCGGTGGGCGCACGCTCTATCTCGTAGGGACGGCCCACGTCTCCCAGCAATCCGTGGACCTCGTCCGCCTGGTGATCGAGCGCGAGAAGCCCGACGCCGTCTGCATCGAGCTCGACGAAGGCCGCTACGAGGCGCTCTCCCAGGAGAAGAAGTTCCAGGAGCAGGATCTCCGCGAGGTACTGAAGAACAAGCAGCTCGCGACGCTGATGCTGAACCTGATCCTCGCGTCCTACCAGCGTCGCCTCGGCCTCCAGCTCGGCGTGACCCCGGGCAGCGAGTTGATGGAGGCGGCCCGCGCGGCCAAGGACCACGACATCCCGATCTCGCTCTGCGATCGCGACGTCCGCATCACCCTGCGCCGCGCCTGGCAGAGCCTCGGCTGGGGCCAGCGCCTGCGCCTGCTGACCGAGCTCGTCGCGTCGCTCTTCGAGGACACGGAGGTCTCCGAGGAAGAACTCGCGCGCATTCGCGAGCAGGACGTCGTGACCGAGGTCATGAGCGAGCTGGGGCGGATGATGCCCGACCTGAAGCGCGTCCTGATCGACGAGCGCGACGCGTACCTCGCCCACGAGATCCTCGAGACCGAGGGCGAACGGATCGTCGCCGTCGTCGGCGCGGGACACGTCGACGGAATGAAGGGCCGGCTGCTCCGCGACGAGCGGGCTGACCTGGACGAGATCTGCGAGATCCCCGAGAGCAGCGGCCTCTGGAAGGTCGTCGGCTGGGCGATCCCGCTCGTGATCGTCGCCTCGATCGCCGCCATCGGCTGGACCCAGGGCGCCGCCGCTGCCGGCGAGAACGCGATGATCTGGTTCCTGGCGAACGCCGTCCCGGCGGGCGTCGGCGCGGTGATCGCCCTCGGCCATCCCGCGACGATCGTCGCCGCCGCGCTCGCCGCGCCGTTCACGAGCCTCACGCCGCTGATCGGCGCCGGCTACGTCGCCGCCTTCACCCAGCTCTGGGCCGCACCGCCGCGGGTCGCGGACTTCGGCTCCGTGGGCGACGACCTCGCGGCCCCGAAGCGCTGGTGGCAGAGCCGACTGATGCGGATCTTCCTCGTGTTCGTGCTCACCACCATCGGCAGCCTGATCGGGACCTACACCGGCGGCTTCGAAGTCCTGAGCAACCTCGTGGGCGGCACGTCCTGA
- a CDS encoding PTS sugar transporter subunit IIA translates to MPFDTPDGRPVHCMVLLCTSPDERNRHLQALASLGRTVGSNPAFQERRFDSQSPAHAYELLHGE, encoded by the coding sequence CTGCCCTTCGACACCCCCGACGGGCGACCGGTCCACTGCATGGTCCTCCTCTGCACGAGCCCGGACGAGCGAAACCGGCATCTCCAGGCCCTGGCCTCCCTCGGCCGCACGGTCGGCTCGAACCCCGCCTTCCAGGAGAGGCGCTTCGATTCGCAGAGCCCCGCGCACGCGTACGAGCTCCTGCACGGCGAATAG
- a CDS encoding thymidylate synthase yields the protein MQSYLDLLRDIMENGVDKEDRTGTGTRSVFGRQLRFDLDPARSPAEGGGFPLITTKKVHTKSILHELLWFVAGDTNNNTLRDAGVTIWDEWADEDGSLGPVYGAQWRRWRAAAPEGADSDEAVEIDQLADLVEQIRTHPDSRRLILSAWNVGELGAMKLPPCHLLVQWNVQREKLHCMMTMRSCDVFLGLPFNIASYALLTMMMAQVTDLVPGELVLSLGDTHIYQNHFDQVREQLTRDPRPLPTMTLNPAVKDLFAFTYEDFKLEGYDPHPKISAPIAV from the coding sequence ATGCAGAGCTACCTCGATCTCCTCCGCGACATCATGGAGAACGGCGTCGACAAGGAAGACCGGACGGGCACCGGCACACGCTCCGTCTTCGGACGGCAGCTGCGCTTCGACCTCGACCCGGCGCGTTCTCCCGCCGAGGGCGGCGGCTTCCCGCTGATCACGACCAAGAAGGTCCACACGAAGAGCATCCTCCACGAGCTGCTCTGGTTCGTGGCCGGCGACACGAACAACAACACGCTGCGCGACGCGGGCGTGACCATCTGGGACGAATGGGCCGACGAAGACGGCTCCCTCGGACCGGTCTACGGCGCCCAGTGGCGCCGGTGGCGTGCGGCGGCGCCCGAAGGGGCCGACTCGGACGAAGCGGTCGAGATCGATCAGCTCGCGGACCTCGTCGAGCAGATCCGAACCCACCCCGACTCCCGGCGCCTGATCCTCTCGGCCTGGAACGTCGGCGAGCTCGGCGCGATGAAGCTTCCGCCCTGCCACCTGCTCGTCCAGTGGAACGTCCAGCGCGAGAAGCTCCACTGCATGATGACGATGCGGAGCTGCGACGTCTTCCTCGGCCTGCCCTTCAACATCGCGAGCTACGCGCTGCTCACGATGATGATGGCCCAGGTGACGGACCTCGTTCCGGGCGAGCTGGTCCTCTCGCTCGGCGATACCCACATCTACCAGAACCACTTCGACCAGGTGCGCGAGCAGCTGACGCGGGACCCGCGGCCACTGCCGACGATGACCCTGAACCCCGCCGTGAAGGACCTCTTCGCCTTCACCTACGAGGACTTCAAGCTCGAGGGCTACGATCCGCACCCGAAGATCAGCGCCCCCATTGCGGTCTAG
- a CDS encoding dihydrofolate reductase — MRISLIVAVARNGVIGNDGEIPWRLPEDQKFFRRATMGQALVYGRKTFDSIGKALPGRANFVLTRNEHAPVEGVDFVADLDEAIERARAAGYDECFVAGGEAIYRAALATADRVLRTVVDAEPEGDTFFPPLDPADWICTGRVPHDVDDRHAHAFVIETWERRG, encoded by the coding sequence ATGCGGATCTCGTTGATCGTCGCGGTCGCGCGGAACGGCGTGATCGGGAACGACGGGGAGATCCCGTGGCGGTTGCCGGAGGACCAGAAGTTCTTCCGGCGCGCGACGATGGGGCAGGCGCTCGTGTACGGGCGCAAGACCTTCGACTCGATCGGGAAGGCCCTGCCCGGACGCGCGAACTTCGTGCTCACCCGGAATGAACACGCGCCGGTCGAGGGCGTCGATTTCGTGGCGGACCTCGACGAGGCGATCGAGCGGGCCCGCGCGGCCGGATACGACGAGTGCTTCGTCGCCGGTGGCGAAGCGATCTATCGCGCCGCCCTCGCGACCGCGGACCGGGTCCTGCGAACCGTCGTCGACGCCGAGCCCGAAGGCGACACCTTCTTTCCGCCGCTCGACCCGGCGGACTGGATCTGCACCGGGCGCGTGCCTCACGATGTCGACGATCGCCACGCACACGCGTTCGTGATCGAGACCTGGGAGCGCCGGGGCTAG
- a CDS encoding Hsp33 family molecular chaperone HslO: MDSPQHGDDRVDSTRLVASPHTGADRLVRTISDGGTIAIKVLVASELVGEALRRRRYAPTAGDALGRAMMGALLIAVGSAPDDADEPNVESVQLQFRGDGPLGSLTAIADSRARVRGTVQHPEHSRVLSDGTPDIARSIGQGPLNVVRHRPRWRSPYTGTVPLVSGEVAGDLTLYLTESEQTPSAMGLGVAFGPGMTDVAACGFLIQALPGASDEELTIVEENVQGLPGLATLLRSPLEPDELVDRLMIGLGTRARHTMTPCFHCPCSAERALRTLALLDRRELEELVATASSQEVVCDFCGKQYDLGPDQVATLLRVEAEATPR, from the coding sequence ATGGACTCCCCGCAGCACGGCGACGACCGCGTCGACTCGACGCGCCTCGTCGCCTCCCCGCATACCGGCGCCGATCGCCTGGTCCGCACGATTTCCGACGGCGGCACGATCGCGATCAAGGTCCTCGTGGCGAGCGAGCTCGTCGGCGAAGCCCTGCGTCGGCGGCGCTACGCGCCGACGGCCGGGGACGCGCTCGGTCGCGCCATGATGGGCGCCCTGCTGATCGCGGTCGGGAGCGCGCCGGACGATGCCGACGAGCCGAACGTCGAGTCGGTCCAGCTCCAGTTTCGCGGTGACGGTCCCCTCGGTTCACTGACGGCGATCGCCGACTCCCGCGCTCGCGTGCGCGGAACGGTGCAGCACCCGGAGCACTCCCGGGTCCTCTCGGATGGAACGCCGGACATCGCGCGCTCCATCGGCCAGGGGCCGCTCAACGTCGTGCGACACCGCCCCCGCTGGCGCTCGCCCTACACGGGAACCGTGCCGCTCGTGTCCGGCGAAGTCGCGGGCGACCTGACGCTCTACCTGACCGAGAGCGAACAGACACCGTCGGCGATGGGGCTCGGCGTCGCCTTCGGCCCGGGCATGACCGACGTCGCCGCCTGCGGCTTCCTGATCCAGGCGCTGCCCGGCGCCTCGGACGAGGAACTCACGATCGTGGAGGAGAACGTGCAGGGCCTCCCCGGCCTGGCGACGCTCCTCCGCTCGCCCCTCGAGCCCGACGAGCTCGTCGATCGTCTGATGATCGGACTCGGGACCCGCGCGCGGCACACGATGACGCCGTGCTTCCATTGTCCGTGCTCGGCCGAGCGCGCGCTGCGGACGCTGGCGCTCCTCGATCGCAGGGAACTCGAAGAGCTCGTGGCGACGGCCTCCTCGCAGGAGGTCGTGTGCGATTTCTGCGGCAAGCAGTACGACCTCGGCCCGGACCAGGTGGCGACGCTGCTCCGGGTCGAAGCGGAAGCCACGCCCCGCTAG
- a CDS encoding tyrosine-protein phosphatase, with translation MNRSIDLDGCVNFRDLGGYPTRDGRTLRWRRLFRSDALHALSESDVGRLRDELSLSDIVDLRSTHELSNEGRGPLEHEPIAFHHNPLFDGDPSTAERRRADEMSLGERYVGMMEFGHEKIVNAVRLLARAEQGAVYHCAAGKDRTGVISAILLGTLGVDDELIVADYALSGERIDAIIDRVMSMKGYAETLKDMPADTLHAKPESMETVLALVGDRWGSMGEYLRIGGLSDADLERLRDRCLE, from the coding sequence GTGAACCGATCCATCGACCTCGACGGCTGCGTGAACTTCCGTGATCTCGGGGGCTACCCGACCCGCGACGGTCGAACGCTGCGCTGGCGGCGACTCTTCCGCAGCGATGCGCTCCATGCCCTCTCCGAGTCCGACGTCGGTCGGCTGCGTGACGAACTGTCCCTCTCCGACATCGTGGACCTGCGATCGACCCATGAGCTCTCGAACGAGGGCCGCGGGCCGCTCGAACACGAGCCGATCGCGTTCCACCACAACCCGCTCTTCGACGGAGACCCTTCGACCGCCGAGCGAAGGCGCGCGGACGAGATGTCCCTCGGCGAGCGGTACGTCGGGATGATGGAGTTCGGGCACGAGAAGATCGTGAACGCGGTTCGCCTGCTGGCGCGGGCGGAGCAGGGCGCGGTCTACCACTGCGCCGCCGGCAAGGATCGGACGGGCGTGATCTCGGCGATCCTGCTCGGGACCCTCGGCGTCGACGACGAGCTGATCGTCGCGGACTACGCGCTCTCGGGCGAACGGATCGACGCGATCATCGATCGTGTGATGAGCATGAAGGGCTACGCAGAGACCCTGAAGGACATGCCGGCGGACACGCTCCACGCGAAGCCCGAGTCGATGGAGACCGTGCTCGCGCTTGTCGGGGACCGCTGGGGCTCGATGGGCGAGTACCTGCGGATCGGGGGCCTCTCCGACGCGGATCTCGAACGTCTGCGGGACCGCTGTCTGGAGTAG
- the ahcY gene encoding adenosylhomocysteinase translates to MALPSSKDAPAFKVADLTLCDFGRKEIELAEHEMPGLMALRERFGKTKPLNGVRVMGSLHMTIQTAVLIETLTALGADVRWVSCNIFSTQDHAAAAVVVGPDGTPEDPKGVPVFAWKGETLEEYWWCTDVALQWPDGSGPELIVDDGGDATLLIHKGLEFETAEKFPDFNPETDSEEWGVILETLKSINASDKTRWKRTAETMRGVSEETTTGVNRLYQMEKNGQLLFPAINVNDSVTKSKFDNVYGCRHSLPDGLMRASDVMLGGKVAVICGFGEVGKGSAESLRGQGCRVIVTEIDPICALQAAMQGYEVATLEDVVETADIFVTTTGNFDIITADHMARMKDKAIVGNIGHFDNEIDMAGLKKIPGIERIEIKPQYDEWRFPDGHSVLVLAEGRLLNLGCATGHPSFVMSASFTNQVLAQIELQENGGRYENKVYVLPKKLDEEVARLHLDKLGVKLTKLTPAQAEYLDVDIDGPYKPEHYRY, encoded by the coding sequence ATGGCCCTTCCGAGTTCCAAAGACGCGCCCGCCTTCAAGGTGGCGGACCTGACCCTCTGCGACTTCGGTCGCAAGGAGATCGAGCTCGCCGAGCACGAGATGCCGGGCCTGATGGCCCTGCGCGAACGCTTCGGCAAGACCAAGCCCCTGAACGGGGTCCGCGTCATGGGCTCGCTCCACATGACGATCCAGACCGCGGTCCTGATCGAGACGCTGACCGCCCTCGGCGCCGACGTGCGCTGGGTCTCCTGCAACATCTTCTCGACCCAGGACCACGCCGCCGCCGCGGTCGTCGTCGGTCCCGACGGCACGCCCGAAGATCCCAAGGGCGTCCCGGTCTTCGCCTGGAAGGGCGAGACCCTCGAGGAGTACTGGTGGTGCACCGACGTCGCCCTCCAGTGGCCGGACGGCTCGGGCCCGGAGCTGATCGTGGACGACGGCGGGGATGCGACGCTGCTGATCCACAAGGGCCTCGAGTTCGAGACCGCCGAGAAGTTCCCGGACTTCAACCCCGAGACCGACTCCGAGGAATGGGGCGTCATCCTCGAGACCCTCAAGTCGATCAACGCGTCGGACAAGACGCGCTGGAAGCGAACCGCCGAGACCATGCGCGGCGTCTCCGAGGAGACGACGACCGGCGTGAACCGCCTCTACCAGATGGAGAAGAACGGACAGCTCCTCTTCCCCGCGATCAACGTCAACGACTCGGTCACGAAGTCGAAGTTCGACAACGTCTACGGCTGCCGACACTCCCTGCCGGACGGCCTGATGCGCGCTTCGGACGTGATGCTCGGCGGCAAGGTCGCCGTCATCTGCGGCTTCGGTGAGGTCGGCAAGGGCTCCGCCGAGTCGCTGCGGGGCCAGGGCTGCCGCGTGATCGTGACCGAGATCGACCCGATCTGCGCGCTCCAGGCCGCGATGCAGGGCTACGAGGTCGCCACCCTCGAGGACGTCGTCGAGACCGCCGACATCTTCGTCACCACGACGGGCAACTTCGACATCATCACCGCCGATCACATGGCGCGAATGAAGGACAAGGCGATCGTCGGCAACATCGGCCACTTCGACAACGAGATCGACATGGCCGGCCTCAAGAAGATCCCGGGCATCGAGCGCATCGAGATCAAGCCCCAGTACGACGAGTGGAGGTTCCCGGACGGCCACAGCGTCCTGGTCCTCGCCGAGGGCCGGCTGCTCAACCTGGGCTGCGCCACGGGCCATCCGTCCTTCGTGATGTCCGCCTCGTTCACCAATCAGGTGCTCGCCCAGATCGAGCTCCAGGAGAACGGCGGCCGGTACGAGAACAAGGTCTACGTGCTGCCCAAGAAGCTCGACGAAGAGGTCGCGCGACTCCACCTCGACAAGCTCGGCGTGAAGCTCACGAAGCTGACCCCGGCGCAGGCGGAGTACCTGGACGTCGACATCGATGGGCCGTACAAGCCGGAGCACTATCGATACTGA
- a CDS encoding DUF58 domain-containing protein codes for MKTTQRRPSPAALVVGGALWSLALAVEGVGLVQGAPLVLGAVLARTFVLAVVLLAGLALFVDLFLLDRVEAPRFRRALPRSLSLEAWSDVGVELRTRGFTGSRVELIDGVPTSAEVSGLPLALDPERGELQRAVYRVRPLVRGDVVFEAATFRAHTPLGFWRYTARLGEPASIRVYPNFAATTRFDELVQAARTRDVGIKRQRLRGEGLEFHQLREYRAGDSIRQIDWKATSRKRELISREYEAEHDQRIVFLLDCSRRMRTKDGDLSHFDHGLNAMILLAHVALKGGDAVGLLSFGEERRWTPPAKGAATVSQLLHRVYDLEPTTLGVDFRGAAEELGRHQRRRSMVILLTHLRPEDEPDVLPALRLLRRRHFVLVADLHPIELDERLARDPEDLGEAFTALGAWDALLDRKAMHDRLRAEGIRTLDVSPATLGPALVSRYFDAKRGGGL; via the coding sequence ATGAAGACGACCCAGCGCAGACCGAGCCCCGCGGCCCTCGTGGTCGGCGGCGCGCTGTGGAGTCTGGCTCTCGCCGTCGAGGGGGTCGGGCTCGTACAGGGCGCCCCGCTCGTGTTGGGGGCCGTCCTGGCGCGGACCTTCGTGCTCGCGGTCGTGCTCCTGGCGGGGCTCGCGCTGTTCGTCGACCTCTTCCTGCTCGACCGTGTCGAAGCGCCACGCTTCCGACGGGCGCTCCCGCGCAGCCTGTCCCTGGAGGCGTGGAGCGACGTCGGCGTCGAGCTCCGGACCCGGGGCTTCACCGGCTCCCGGGTCGAGCTGATCGACGGCGTGCCGACCTCCGCCGAGGTCTCCGGTCTGCCGTTGGCCCTCGACCCGGAGCGCGGCGAGCTCCAGCGCGCGGTCTATCGCGTCCGCCCCCTCGTGCGGGGCGACGTGGTGTTCGAGGCGGCGACGTTTCGCGCGCACACGCCGCTCGGATTCTGGCGCTACACGGCCCGCCTCGGGGAGCCGGCCTCGATCCGGGTCTATCCGAACTTCGCGGCGACGACGCGCTTCGACGAGCTCGTCCAGGCGGCGCGCACCCGGGACGTCGGGATCAAGCGACAACGCCTGCGCGGCGAGGGCCTCGAGTTCCACCAGCTCCGCGAGTACCGCGCCGGCGATTCGATCCGCCAGATCGACTGGAAGGCGACGAGCCGCAAGCGCGAGCTGATCAGCCGGGAGTACGAAGCCGAACACGACCAGCGGATCGTGTTCCTGCTCGACTGCAGCCGACGCATGCGGACCAAGGACGGCGACCTCTCCCACTTCGACCACGGCTTGAACGCGATGATCCTGCTCGCGCACGTCGCGCTGAAGGGAGGCGACGCCGTCGGTCTCCTGAGCTTCGGCGAGGAGCGCCGCTGGACGCCGCCGGCGAAGGGCGCGGCGACCGTGAGCCAGCTGCTGCACCGCGTCTACGACCTCGAGCCGACCACCCTGGGCGTCGACTTCCGCGGCGCCGCGGAGGAGCTCGGCCGGCATCAGCGAAGGCGTTCGATGGTGATCCTCCTGACGCACCTGCGTCCCGAGGACGAGCCGGACGTGCTGCCTGCGCTCCGGCTGCTGCGGCGTCGCCACTTCGTCCTCGTCGCGGACCTGCACCCGATCGAGCTCGACGAACGTCTGGCGCGCGATCCCGAGGATCTCGGCGAGGCGTTCACGGCGCTCGGCGCCTGGGACGCGCTCCTCGATCGCAAGGCGATGCACGATCGGCTGCGCGCGGAAGGAATCCGGACCCTCGACGTCTCGCCGGCGACGCTCGGCCCGGCGCTCGTCAGTCGATACTTCGACGCGAAGCGCGGCGGCGGGCTCTAG